The Lactobacillus sp. CBA3605 genome contains a region encoding:
- a CDS encoding WxL domain-containing protein: MNKIAGSLVMTSALLVMATMPMMVQAATNTQGTTAVTTTFTKGTSPVSPVEPTNPNQPTTAGDASNGATGGAELALIYVTNSLGFGSHALDVLNNQAYKVDTTSSASALWDSKAVVEVADVRGTGAGWNLTVTGENLTSTTGAIVKGASVTLPTGAVTNSGNTVNGAVSVGSNVALAKAGSASQVLTAAKDNGTGVTVDQLSPSGLTLNVPANTVQAQTYATTLNWNLSDIPVS; encoded by the coding sequence ATGAATAAAATAGCTGGTAGTTTAGTGATGACGAGTGCGTTATTAGTAATGGCAACCATGCCAATGATGGTCCAGGCCGCAACCAATACGCAAGGGACCACGGCAGTGACTACAACTTTTACTAAAGGGACGAGTCCAGTATCCCCAGTTGAACCAACTAACCCGAATCAACCTACTACAGCTGGGGATGCCAGTAATGGGGCAACTGGTGGCGCTGAGTTGGCTTTGATTTATGTGACGAATAGTTTAGGCTTTGGTAGCCATGCACTTGATGTTTTGAATAATCAAGCCTATAAAGTGGATACGACAAGTAGTGCCAGTGCTTTATGGGATAGTAAAGCCGTGGTTGAAGTGGCTGATGTGCGTGGAACCGGTGCTGGCTGGAATTTAACCGTTACTGGTGAAAATCTGACGAGTACCACGGGCGCAATTGTTAAGGGGGCCTCAGTGACGTTGCCAACCGGCGCAGTAACCAACAGTGGTAACACGGTGAATGGTGCCGTTTCAGTTGGGAGCAATGTGGCTTTAGCCAAAGCGGGGAGTGCCAGTCAAGTCTTAACGGCTGCTAAAGATAATGGTACTGGGGTGACGGTGGATCAATTGAGCCCAAGTGGCTTAACGTTAAATGTCCCTGCCAATACGGTGCAAGCACAAACCTACGCAACGACTTTGAACTGGAATTTAAGTGACATCCCGGTCAGTTAG
- a CDS encoding ATP-binding cassette domain-containing protein, giving the protein MLELKHIKKYYHVGDSVTKALDDVSVAFRQKEFVAILGPSGSGKTTMLNGIGGLDVYDSGDLIIKGKSTQDFKASDWDAYRNNSVGFIFQSYNIIGHLSILDNVEMGMTLSGVGNAEKKAKATQALERVGLGPHMNKRPNQLSGGQMQRVAIARAIANDPEILLCDEPTGALDTETSVQIMALIQELSAERLVIMVTHNPDLAKEYANRIIEFADGKIQNDTNPYEEADANDTFDLKKTKMTYWTALKLSFTNIRTKKGRTALTAFASSIGIIGIAVVLALSNGFQKQVNKTQTNTLAQMPITISQVASQQTAASDKIKTAKNSTGVTAKVSQADKSTHTNKLTTNYLTYIKNIKPSLSKNITYTYSTGMNLLRQVDGKTKAVSFSNTASSNTTSMTAAMSSMTGVSTSVYPTDKQGQNSFLKKHYAVVSGQYPTKANEVVLIANRDNTTNINALKNLGYTAKAGQKFNFKQIIGTTIKVVANDDYYQKLPTGNYLPQTVNNALYNKSANQTIKVVGVLRAKTKDSDNVLASGIAYSDKLTQSIIKTNENSAIVKAQKQSDTNVMTGTKIDSDTKKTLVSTLGGSKTPASILIYPNNFKNKDKLLSYLDKYNKGKSKADKVVYTDLAGTVSSLTGGLMDAITYVLVAFAGISLVTSMIMIAIITYTSVLERTKEIGILKALGARKKDITRVFDAETTILGVASGVLGVVIAWGLTFPANAILSNITGLNNVAHLNPVHGIVLIIISTVLTVLGGHIPARMAAKKDAATALRSE; this is encoded by the coding sequence ATGTTAGAGCTAAAACATATTAAGAAGTATTACCACGTTGGTGATTCGGTCACCAAAGCGTTGGATGACGTTTCAGTCGCCTTCCGTCAAAAAGAATTTGTCGCAATTTTGGGACCAAGTGGTTCTGGAAAGACGACGATGCTGAATGGTATCGGTGGTCTAGATGTTTACGATTCTGGGGATTTGATCATCAAGGGTAAGTCAACTCAGGACTTTAAGGCTAGTGATTGGGATGCTTATCGGAATAACTCGGTAGGGTTTATCTTCCAAAGTTACAATATTATCGGTCATTTAAGCATTTTAGATAATGTGGAAATGGGCATGACGTTAAGTGGGGTGGGTAATGCTGAGAAAAAGGCGAAGGCCACCCAAGCCTTAGAACGGGTCGGTTTAGGGCCTCACATGAATAAGCGGCCAAATCAATTATCTGGTGGGCAGATGCAACGAGTCGCAATTGCGCGGGCGATTGCCAATGATCCTGAAATCTTGTTGTGTGATGAACCAACCGGGGCGTTGGATACTGAGACCAGTGTTCAGATTATGGCCTTAATCCAAGAACTCTCGGCTGAGCGATTAGTCATCATGGTGACGCATAATCCTGATTTGGCAAAAGAATATGCGAATCGGATTATCGAGTTTGCGGACGGTAAGATTCAAAATGATACCAATCCGTACGAAGAAGCTGACGCCAATGACACGTTTGATTTGAAAAAGACTAAAATGACGTATTGGACGGCGCTAAAGCTATCTTTCACCAATATTCGGACTAAAAAAGGCCGGACGGCTTTGACTGCCTTTGCATCCAGCATTGGGATTATTGGCATTGCGGTTGTTTTAGCGTTATCCAACGGTTTCCAGAAACAAGTGAATAAGACCCAGACGAACACGTTGGCCCAAATGCCAATCACGATTTCACAAGTGGCATCACAACAAACGGCAGCTTCTGATAAGATTAAAACCGCTAAAAATTCAACCGGCGTTACCGCTAAAGTGAGTCAAGCGGATAAATCAACGCATACGAACAAGTTAACGACCAACTATTTGACCTATATTAAGAATATCAAACCTAGTTTGAGTAAGAATATCACTTATACTTATTCAACTGGAATGAACTTATTACGCCAAGTTGATGGGAAGACGAAGGCCGTTAGTTTTTCCAATACGGCCAGTTCGAACACTACGTCAATGACGGCTGCCATGTCAAGTATGACTGGCGTTAGCACATCGGTTTATCCAACTGATAAGCAAGGCCAAAATAGCTTCTTAAAGAAGCATTATGCCGTTGTCTCTGGTCAATATCCAACGAAGGCCAATGAAGTGGTCTTGATTGCGAACCGTGATAATACGACTAATATTAATGCCTTAAAAAACTTAGGATATACGGCTAAAGCTGGGCAGAAATTTAATTTTAAACAGATTATTGGGACGACAATTAAGGTGGTTGCTAATGATGATTACTATCAAAAGCTACCGACTGGTAATTATTTACCACAAACCGTTAATAATGCGTTATACAATAAGTCAGCCAATCAAACGATTAAAGTTGTCGGCGTTTTACGGGCTAAGACCAAGGATTCTGATAATGTCTTAGCATCCGGGATTGCTTACAGTGACAAATTAACGCAAAGTATCATTAAAACTAATGAGAACTCTGCTATTGTCAAAGCGCAAAAACAAAGTGATACTAATGTCATGACTGGGACTAAGATTGATTCAGACACTAAAAAGACATTAGTTAGTACTTTAGGCGGGTCGAAAACGCCAGCTAGTATCCTAATCTATCCAAATAATTTCAAGAATAAGGACAAGTTACTCAGTTATTTGGATAAATACAATAAGGGCAAATCCAAGGCTGATAAAGTTGTTTATACGGATTTAGCAGGGACTGTGTCGAGCTTAACCGGTGGCTTGATGGACGCTATTACGTATGTTTTAGTCGCCTTTGCCGGAATCTCGTTGGTCACTAGTATGATTATGATTGCGATTATTACGTATACGTCAGTGCTTGAACGGACGAAGGAAATCGGGATCTTGAAGGCCTTAGGTGCGCGGAAGAAAGATATTACGCGCGTCTTCGATGCTGAAACGACCATTCTAGGGGTGGCTTCCGGGGTGCTTGGCGTGGTCATTGCTTGGGGCTTAACCTTCCCAGCCAATGCTATTTTAAGTAATATCACGGGGCTAAACAATGTGGCTCATTTGAATCCGGTTCATGGGATTGTCTTGATTATCATTAGTACCGTCTTAACGGTCTTAGGTGGTCACATTCCAGCCCGCATGGCAGCTAAAAAAGATGCTGCGACGGCATTGCGTTCCGAATAA
- a CDS encoding cupredoxin domain-containing protein: MTNSIVTLVTVILISFIVWWFFGKHQTKQITAAMTDHQQAVSVEVNGGYTPSTVVLKQGVPAEIQFNRKDPSTCLEQVVFPDFGINQFLPKNQSAAIKIDTSKAGEYDYACGMNMFHGKVIIK, translated from the coding sequence ATGACTAACAGCATCGTCACCTTAGTAACTGTCATTTTAATTAGCTTTATTGTTTGGTGGTTCTTCGGCAAGCATCAAACCAAACAAATTACAGCGGCCATGACAGATCACCAACAGGCCGTCAGTGTAGAAGTCAACGGGGGCTACACCCCCAGTACGGTCGTGCTAAAGCAAGGTGTGCCCGCCGAAATCCAATTCAATCGTAAAGACCCCTCAACTTGTCTAGAACAAGTGGTCTTCCCCGATTTTGGGATTAATCAGTTTCTACCTAAGAACCAGTCAGCTGCCATTAAGATTGATACTTCTAAAGCCGGCGAGTACGACTACGCTTGTGGTATGAATATGTTTCATGGCAAAGTCATTATCAAATAA
- a CDS encoding cupredoxin domain-containing protein: protein MTKKEQIITITVDGGYQPATVTLKQGIPATLIFNRISDVGCLNQVILPGSDHKHDLPLNAPQAFTLDTTHVGTTEFSCGMRMVHGQVVIQP from the coding sequence ATGACTAAAAAAGAACAGATTATTACCATTACCGTCGACGGGGGTTATCAACCCGCGACCGTCACTTTGAAACAAGGTATCCCAGCAACCCTCATCTTTAACCGGATTAGTGATGTCGGGTGCTTGAACCAAGTGATCTTACCTGGTTCAGATCACAAACATGACTTACCGCTAAATGCGCCCCAAGCATTTACACTTGATACGACTCACGTCGGCACAACCGAATTCAGCTGTGGCATGCGTATGGTGCACGGACAGGTGGTGATCCAGCCATGA
- a CDS encoding copper-translocating P-type ATPase, with the protein MSIKNRFVFSLVVSLPMLIEMILSPWGITLPGHAWTMFLLTTAVMLVAGGPFLQSAWAAFKHHHANMDTLVAVGTVTAYLYSIYAMLNHQAVFFESAAFVVTFILLGQYFEDKMKHSASGAVEKLLDLQAKDAEVLRAGQLVKVPLTAVVVGDLIQVKPGQKIAVDGVITTGNSTIDESMVTGESMPVTKSVGDQVIGATMNTTGTFRFKASKVGNDTLLSQIVEMVKKAQTSHAPIQKTVDKIADIFVPTVLIIAILTFFTWYVLLGASAVNAMLFAVSVIIIACPCALGIATPTALMVGTGRSAKMGILIKNGEVLEAANTIKTVVFDKTGTITMGQPQVTDIIGNQPLVLQVAAQLEVTSEHPLAAAILARAKADGLSPQPATDFQAIQGKGVQAKIGDQAAFIGNTKLLNDYQLTKSLSQQMIQLQSEAKTVVMVGLAGQIIGLIAIQDQPKPSSATAIAALKHQGLHTVMLTGDNERVAQAIAQQVGIDDVIADVLPGDKADHVKALQATGAVAFVGDGINDAPALTTADVGIAMGSGTDIAIESGGIVLVKNDLQDVVRALEISRKTFNRIRLNLFWAFIYNTLGIPVAAGLFFSLGLSLSPELAGLGMALSSLSVVASSLLLNQAHLTTTPQEA; encoded by the coding sequence ATGAGTATTAAAAATCGATTTGTCTTTTCATTAGTGGTCTCGTTACCAATGTTAATTGAAATGATCCTCAGTCCCTGGGGAATCACCCTCCCAGGGCATGCTTGGACCATGTTCTTACTGACAACCGCAGTGATGTTAGTCGCAGGTGGCCCATTTTTACAAAGTGCTTGGGCGGCCTTTAAACACCATCATGCCAATATGGATACCTTAGTTGCAGTCGGCACGGTGACGGCTTACCTTTACAGTATTTACGCCATGCTTAATCATCAGGCGGTCTTCTTCGAAAGTGCTGCTTTCGTCGTAACATTCATTTTACTTGGACAATACTTCGAAGATAAGATGAAGCATTCGGCCTCTGGCGCCGTTGAAAAGTTGCTCGATTTACAAGCCAAAGACGCCGAGGTCCTCCGGGCGGGACAATTGGTTAAAGTTCCGCTAACAGCGGTCGTCGTTGGCGATTTAATCCAAGTTAAACCCGGCCAAAAGATTGCGGTCGATGGCGTGATTACAACCGGTAATTCAACGATTGATGAATCCATGGTTACTGGTGAAAGTATGCCGGTGACTAAAAGCGTCGGCGACCAAGTCATTGGTGCGACGATGAATACAACTGGTACTTTTAGATTTAAAGCTAGCAAAGTTGGTAACGACACGTTACTGTCGCAAATTGTTGAAATGGTCAAAAAAGCCCAAACTAGTCATGCGCCAATTCAAAAAACGGTTGATAAAATCGCTGATATTTTCGTACCAACGGTTTTAATCATTGCAATCCTGACCTTTTTCACGTGGTATGTTCTCCTAGGTGCTAGCGCGGTCAACGCCATGTTATTTGCTGTTTCGGTCATTATTATTGCTTGTCCTTGCGCACTTGGTATTGCCACCCCGACCGCTTTAATGGTTGGAACTGGTCGCAGTGCCAAAATGGGTATTTTAATTAAAAACGGTGAAGTTCTAGAAGCTGCTAATACCATTAAAACCGTAGTCTTCGACAAAACCGGTACCATCACTATGGGCCAACCCCAAGTGACTGACATCATTGGCAATCAACCGCTGGTGTTACAAGTGGCGGCCCAACTAGAAGTCACTTCTGAACATCCCTTGGCTGCGGCCATCTTAGCCCGAGCGAAAGCTGACGGTCTGTCGCCGCAACCAGCAACTGATTTTCAAGCCATTCAAGGTAAAGGGGTTCAAGCTAAGATTGGCGACCAAGCCGCCTTTATTGGCAACACGAAACTTTTAAATGACTATCAATTGACGAAATCACTTAGTCAACAGATGATTCAATTACAAAGCGAAGCTAAAACCGTAGTCATGGTTGGCTTGGCCGGTCAAATTATTGGTTTAATTGCCATTCAAGATCAACCCAAACCAAGTTCGGCAACCGCGATTGCCGCCTTAAAACACCAAGGCTTACACACCGTAATGTTAACCGGTGATAATGAGCGGGTGGCGCAAGCCATTGCGCAACAAGTTGGCATTGACGATGTGATTGCGGACGTTTTACCTGGTGACAAAGCTGACCACGTTAAAGCACTACAAGCGACTGGCGCAGTTGCTTTTGTTGGCGACGGTATCAATGACGCCCCCGCACTAACGACAGCCGATGTTGGGATTGCGATGGGTTCCGGGACGGATATTGCCATCGAATCTGGCGGCATTGTCTTAGTCAAGAATGATTTACAAGACGTGGTTCGGGCCCTTGAAATTAGTCGTAAGACTTTTAATCGCATCAGGCTCAATCTATTCTGGGCTTTCATCTACAATACTTTAGGGATTCCGGTAGCTGCAGGCCTCTTCTTCAGCCTAGGCTTGAGTTTAAGCCCCGAACTAGCCGGTCTGGGTATGGCATTGAGTTCCTTATCAGTCGTTGCAAGTTCCCTACTATTAAACCAGGCCCATTTAACGACAACACCGCAGGAGGCTTAA
- a CDS encoding matrixin family metalloprotease, whose translation MKFFKRLFGSLVLIIAIVWGFQNRTAVMAATTYYQDQITTAWTAATKAANASHNEKQHAQTEAETAKTNTSNAEMKVTPTESIVKDVTLSSTYYYHFDNKLSAAGRQVFEDAIATYNKTGIVHLVAGTAPVGRNQITFSSYHKKMPTNHSSIELGHGGPEIVQRIDWRGKKIQNKASASLNADYSQSYSDAVAVHELGHALGLDHSSATSSVMYPYSQGKTTLSTADIAGLEAIYQQG comes from the coding sequence GTGAAATTTTTTAAACGGTTGTTCGGATCATTGGTCCTAATTATTGCAATAGTATGGGGATTTCAAAATCGAACGGCCGTCATGGCGGCCACTACCTATTATCAGGATCAAATAACGACGGCTTGGACAGCTGCAACTAAAGCAGCCAATGCCAGTCATAATGAAAAGCAGCATGCCCAAACAGAGGCGGAAACTGCTAAAACTAATACGTCAAATGCTGAGATGAAAGTGACACCCACGGAATCGATTGTTAAAGATGTGACCTTATCATCAACTTACTACTATCATTTTGATAATAAGCTATCCGCGGCCGGTCGACAAGTCTTTGAGGATGCAATTGCTACCTATAATAAAACTGGAATTGTGCACTTAGTCGCTGGGACCGCACCAGTCGGCCGTAACCAAATTACTTTCTCAAGTTATCATAAAAAAATGCCCACTAATCATTCGAGTATTGAACTAGGCCATGGGGGGCCGGAAATTGTTCAACGGATTGATTGGCGTGGGAAGAAAATCCAGAATAAAGCTAGTGCGAGTCTGAATGCTGATTATTCGCAGTCGTATAGTGACGCCGTTGCGGTTCATGAACTCGGCCATGCTTTGGGCTTGGATCACAGTTCAGCGACTAGTTCAGTGATGTATCCTTATAGCCAAGGTAAAACGACCTTGTCAACGGCGGATATTGCTGGCTTAGAAGCTATCTATCAACAAGGCTAA
- a CDS encoding alpha/beta fold hydrolase: MTYIDTPNSFVADTRGNQIAYRALGPQEGEPLVLLPHLSANLDNWDPEIIDGLAQKFRVIVFDGSGIGLSGGKTPSTMAEMATACVVFIDALNLAPVNILGLSMGGMVAQAIGLTYPGLIKKLILVSTGPQGGPGITEIAKITNLSILRAGLTFKDIKRYLFFTATPNGQQRATEYLKRLKLRRTNRDKAIGLLSYLNQLKAIRQWGASHREPLETITQPTLIMHGDSDIMVPVENATALTQYIPNSQLTIYPDAGHGALFQFPKESVAEIESFLTLGLK; the protein is encoded by the coding sequence ATGACTTATATTGATACACCAAATTCATTTGTAGCAGATACCAGAGGCAATCAGATTGCTTATCGTGCATTAGGTCCACAGGAGGGTGAGCCTTTAGTATTACTACCTCATTTATCAGCTAACTTAGATAATTGGGATCCTGAAATTATTGATGGCTTGGCACAAAAATTCAGGGTGATTGTTTTCGATGGTAGCGGGATTGGATTGTCGGGTGGGAAAACACCCAGCACGATGGCCGAAATGGCGACGGCTTGTGTGGTATTTATTGATGCCTTAAATTTAGCGCCTGTTAATATCTTGGGTTTATCAATGGGCGGTATGGTTGCCCAAGCAATTGGATTGACCTATCCGGGACTGATAAAAAAATTAATCTTGGTTAGCACTGGTCCCCAGGGCGGCCCAGGAATCACTGAAATCGCTAAGATTACCAATCTATCAATCCTTCGAGCTGGTTTAACTTTCAAAGATATTAAGCGATATTTATTTTTCACAGCGACGCCCAATGGTCAACAACGCGCAACTGAATATTTAAAACGATTAAAATTACGACGAACTAATCGAGACAAAGCGATAGGATTGCTGAGCTATTTGAATCAATTAAAAGCTATCAGGCAGTGGGGAGCTAGTCATCGTGAACCACTTGAGACAATCACGCAGCCAACTTTAATTATGCATGGCGATAGTGACATTATGGTGCCAGTCGAGAATGCCACGGCGTTAACGCAATATATCCCTAATAGTCAATTAACTATTTATCCAGATGCCGGACATGGTGCGTTGTTTCAATTTCCAAAAGAGTCGGTCGCTGAAATTGAAAGTTTTTTAACTTTAGGCTTAAAATAA
- a CDS encoding diguanylate cyclase, translating into MVACFFIVGYLADSTRVWNIAFHANYATERQHRVNRILLTVMALTVGGILHFTGYIMGPNAMLFHNLSLFVLVLSLLDDGINLGEYLLRSIGVFTIFIMHNTDYFYRPEFFLGLLFFITMVIVVRRHAAKIHYSAVNFTGLMLTTGLALWLTIPVHSGGMLVTNSLRIEAILMFSIMTLFTFHYQKDVHEKTIENRRIEKMASYDVLTNTKNYAEYQQEIVGLFNTATKNNDPLTLVQFDIDHFKQVNDTYGHLAGNAVLVRVAKVMNAVLRNEQLNYQLYRTGGEEFTLAMPNQVPNDVLAAVKKGWDTIRKTEFDYEGHHIKVTISIGITQLVATDQTIDDTYRRADENLYQSKHAGRDAITVEGKTVIQARQSKELVALYAFFMQKIVTMPDFTDYRHELLLRIYDSKNEQWILPDSFEITVATQIALMQHAMRINDERCISLNLTLAQFTDPKVAQQLAAFKQETDGPDSFTVELTEVPTVAIFKKISRIYQAADIKIELDDVGSDNTYDTIEPLLPYADGLKFAMQNFRQTHQPTAQMADQIRFWYALAKKNNLTFILEGIESQADLTIVKELGIQYVQGYYFGQPELPRI; encoded by the coding sequence ATGGTGGCCTGTTTTTTCATCGTCGGCTATCTGGCAGACTCAACTCGCGTTTGGAATATCGCATTTCATGCCAATTATGCAACCGAACGCCAACACCGTGTAAACCGTATCTTATTAACGGTGATGGCCCTAACAGTCGGTGGCATCTTGCACTTCACAGGCTATATCATGGGACCCAACGCAATGTTATTCCATAATCTTAGTTTATTTGTCTTGGTTCTATCCTTATTAGACGACGGCATTAACTTAGGCGAATACTTATTGCGTAGTATCGGTGTGTTTACCATCTTCATCATGCATAATACGGATTATTTCTATCGCCCTGAATTCTTTTTGGGCCTCTTATTTTTCATAACCATGGTTATCGTAGTCCGACGGCATGCCGCTAAAATTCATTACAGCGCTGTCAACTTCACCGGCTTAATGCTGACAACCGGTCTGGCCTTGTGGCTCACGATTCCAGTGCATTCTGGCGGCATGTTAGTGACTAATTCACTGCGAATTGAAGCTATTTTAATGTTCAGTATCATGACATTATTTACCTTTCATTATCAAAAAGATGTTCACGAAAAAACCATCGAAAATCGTCGCATTGAAAAAATGGCCAGCTATGACGTCCTAACTAACACGAAGAATTACGCTGAATACCAACAAGAAATCGTTGGTTTGTTCAATACCGCAACGAAAAACAACGACCCCTTAACGCTCGTTCAATTTGACATTGATCATTTCAAACAAGTCAACGATACCTATGGTCATTTAGCTGGCAATGCGGTGTTGGTCCGCGTGGCTAAAGTGATGAATGCCGTCCTGCGTAATGAACAACTTAATTACCAACTCTATCGAACCGGTGGGGAAGAATTCACCCTCGCCATGCCTAATCAGGTGCCAAACGATGTATTAGCAGCCGTAAAAAAGGGCTGGGATACCATTCGTAAAACCGAATTTGATTACGAAGGTCATCACATCAAAGTAACGATTTCCATCGGCATCACCCAACTAGTTGCGACCGATCAAACGATTGATGATACATATCGGCGCGCTGATGAAAATCTGTATCAATCAAAACACGCTGGTCGTGATGCGATTACCGTTGAAGGTAAAACTGTCATCCAAGCGCGTCAGTCTAAAGAATTAGTTGCTTTATATGCCTTCTTCATGCAAAAGATTGTCACCATGCCTGATTTCACTGATTATCGGCACGAATTGCTACTCCGAATTTATGATAGTAAAAATGAACAATGGATCTTACCGGATTCATTTGAAATCACGGTGGCGACCCAGATTGCCTTAATGCAACACGCCATGCGAATTAACGATGAACGTTGTATCAGCTTAAACCTGACCTTGGCTCAATTTACTGACCCAAAGGTTGCCCAACAATTAGCCGCTTTTAAGCAGGAAACCGATGGTCCGGATTCATTTACCGTTGAACTAACCGAAGTGCCAACGGTGGCCATCTTCAAAAAGATTAGCCGGATTTACCAAGCCGCAGACATTAAAATCGAACTTGATGACGTTGGCTCTGATAACACTTACGATACTATTGAACCCCTCTTGCCCTATGCGGATGGCTTGAAATTTGCCATGCAGAATTTCCGACAAACTCATCAACCGACTGCTCAAATGGCTGATCAGATTCGGTTCTGGTATGCTTTAGCGAAAAAAAATAACCTGACCTTTATTTTGGAAGGCATTGAAAGTCAAGCAGACTTAACCATTGTCAAAGAACTTGGCATTCAATATGTTCAAGGCTATTACTTTGGTCAACCTGAACTCCCCCGCATCTAA
- the glpK gene encoding glycerol kinase GlpK encodes MTEHYIMAIDEGTTSTRAIIFDHAGHQVADSQREFSQYFPKPGWVEHNANEIWNAVLSTIANVFISSGIKPSQISGIGITNQRETTIVWDKKTGLPIHNAIVWQSRQTATIAEQLITDGHGELIHKHTGLVTDAYFSATKIRWILDHVEGAQARAENGDLLFGTIDTWIVWKLTGGATHVTDYSNASRTMLFNIHDLTWDDEILSLLNIPKVMLPEVRTNSEIYGHTKDYHFFGSEIPISGMAGDQQAALFGQLAFEPGTVKNTYGTGAFIVMNTGEEPQISDNNLLTTIAYGINGKVYYALEGSIFVAGSAIQWLRDGIRLVDSAPDSEKAARASHNNNEVYVVPAFTGLGAPYWDSDARGSVFGLTRGTTREDFVKATLQALAYQTRDVVETMRVDTGLEIPTLKVDGGASRNDWLMQFQADILDTELVRAADLETTALGAAFLAGLSVGYWKDLAELKKSYQPGTTFKPAMSKPERDNLYAGWHAAVKATQLFKHDPYHETD; translated from the coding sequence ATGACGGAGCATTACATTATGGCGATTGATGAAGGAACCACTAGCACCCGGGCCATCATCTTCGACCATGCCGGTCATCAAGTTGCAGATTCGCAACGTGAGTTTTCACAATATTTCCCAAAACCAGGTTGGGTTGAACACAATGCCAACGAAATCTGGAATGCGGTTTTATCCACCATCGCCAACGTCTTCATCAGTTCAGGCATCAAGCCCAGTCAGATTAGTGGGATTGGTATCACCAATCAACGGGAAACAACTATTGTTTGGGACAAAAAAACCGGACTCCCCATTCACAATGCCATCGTCTGGCAATCTCGCCAAACAGCGACAATTGCCGAACAGCTCATTACTGATGGTCATGGCGAGCTCATTCACAAGCATACCGGTTTAGTAACAGACGCCTATTTCTCAGCCACCAAAATTCGTTGGATTTTAGATCATGTTGAAGGGGCCCAAGCTCGCGCCGAAAATGGCGATTTACTATTTGGAACTATCGATACTTGGATTGTCTGGAAGTTAACTGGCGGTGCGACTCATGTCACCGATTACTCGAACGCGAGTCGGACCATGCTGTTTAACATTCATGACTTAACTTGGGATGACGAAATTCTCAGCCTATTGAATATTCCCAAGGTCATGCTACCAGAGGTCCGAACGAACTCTGAAATTTACGGCCATACCAAAGATTATCATTTTTTCGGTTCCGAAATCCCCATTAGTGGGATGGCAGGCGATCAACAGGCGGCTTTGTTTGGTCAACTCGCATTCGAACCTGGTACCGTTAAGAACACCTATGGCACTGGTGCCTTTATCGTCATGAACACTGGTGAGGAGCCGCAAATCTCTGATAATAATTTGTTAACGACGATTGCCTATGGGATTAACGGCAAGGTCTATTATGCTTTAGAAGGCTCGATTTTCGTCGCTGGGTCGGCCATTCAATGGCTCCGTGATGGCATTCGCTTAGTCGACAGTGCACCCGATTCTGAAAAAGCGGCGCGGGCATCGCATAATAATAACGAGGTCTACGTCGTGCCTGCTTTCACCGGTCTGGGCGCGCCTTATTGGGATTCTGATGCCCGTGGTTCCGTTTTTGGCTTAACCCGCGGAACCACCCGTGAAGATTTCGTCAAAGCCACCTTACAAGCTTTGGCCTACCAGACCCGCGATGTTGTTGAAACGATGCGCGTTGATACTGGGCTTGAAATTCCAACGCTAAAAGTTGATGGTGGTGCGTCACGTAATGACTGGCTAATGCAATTTCAAGCCGATATTTTAGACACCGAATTAGTCCGGGCTGCTGATCTTGAAACAACTGCGCTTGGCGCCGCTTTCTTAGCTGGACTCAGCGTTGGCTATTGGAAAGATTTAGCTGAACTAAAAAAATCCTATCAACCGGGCACCACTTTCAAACCGGCAATGTCAAAACCAGAACGTGACAATCTTTACGCTGGTTGGCATGCAGCGGTCAAAGCGACGCAACTGTTCAAACACGACCCATACCACGAAACGGATTAA